In the Necator americanus strain Aroian chromosome X, whole genome shotgun sequence genome, TTGGCACAGATGTAAAAATTGCTTTcagtgtacaaaaaaaaatcagctccACCGTCTATATGACGAACATAAGTCAATGAATTAAGGTAACCAATCAATGAGTTATATCGATAAATACTTGAAGACACTCTCTGCGGACACATCAAGCTCTCCAATTAAAAATCCTCGCAGTCGTTTTCACATTCCCCTGATACTGAGTGATAGGCTTGCAACGgaccgcaaaaaaaattattaaaggcatcaccccatgaatctgaggtggtacggatttcaggtggaatattcgtatacgggatcacaGATTATAcgggattatggagagaagagtgattcctcCATAATCAATGATTTCCTaataatcgccgtaaaaaacgcccggaagatacggcttcgagcattccggcgcgctatttcctacaatgagttcgatgggagtgcgccagccttgtgcatacACCGCATCTTCtgagccgttttttgcggcaattaggaaaaaatggacggaatcaccccctttctccattatctactaatccgtatacgaatactccacctgaaatccgtactacctcagattcgtggagtgattccTTTAAATCGATCACTGCTGGTGCCATGCGCTTCAATGCAACACTACAACGGAACAGCAGTATCGTTGAACTTAGCGTTCCGTTCCCTCcttcaaatgttttctttcaattcaatcaattctcaattaatagaattttgtaaaaattgctTGCTCTCAATCAAGCTCACCGTTCTTCTTGAAACTGAATGTGCTTGATTTCTGAGGATGTTGGAAATGTAGCTTGGATGAAATTTTAGACATTTGTTGAATATTATCGGACCTAACTTAATGCGATGAGAAGGTCTAGAGGTATAACTGGGATAGACAGAAGAACATTGCCGTGTAGCATCTTCACACTAATTCTGTAAGCTTTTATACGGAGCAATATTTCCTTATCTacgttttcttctgaataaaAGCCATAAAAACTTTTGAGTCCTAATATTTGTCCGATAATTATTCTTATATATCAAAACAGCGTGGCAACCTTGAATGGCTGCAAATCCATTTCTGAAGCGATGAATCAgtctaaataatttttttttcaaaacagctGGCTCATAACTTTGAACCTTTCATCATCGCACATGTCAGTTCGCAAGCTGAAAGATAAGCTCTAGAAAATGTAGAGAAAACTAATGAGTGAACAAGAAATTGACTGTTGTTGTAGATAATCTCAGTCTGAAATCACGTTTAAGTTTAACCGCACTTCTGGTGAACGGATCTGAGTTCCATTCCGAGCAAGACTTCTCCTTCTCTCTAAGGTAATAAAACATCATTACAATAAATCACTGATTCTGTATTTAGATGTCGATGTAGAGAGAGCTTCGTTTGAATTTTCAGCAACTAGGTTGAAGAAGTTCGTGTTAAGATTGTCTTCTCTCAAGCTAAGTTGCGCCTAAGGCGTAGAGGCTAAGTTTTCGTCGACACCGCAACACATATGTCCTTGTGATTCCATTACAGGATCAGGAACAAATCTACATAGTGGGAGCATTTTTCCTGCAAGTTCCGCAATTTTTGGACGTTGAGTCGAACAGCCGTAAAAGAGTTTCCTCATCAATACTGAATCAtcgctttagaaaaaaaaaagaaaacaaatgttaaCACATGTAACATAAAAGTTCCCACCAAATTTCTCCTCTATCAAATATACGGAATCGTATGGACATATATGTATCTGTACGATCTACATATCTACGCATGTATGACCAGTCAATTTCTCGTTCACTCATTAATTTTCTCTACATTTTCTAGAGCTAATTTTTCAGCTTCCGAGTTGACATGTGCGATGATGAAAAGATTCAAATTTATGAGCCAGgtgttttaaaggaaaaaattttgactGATTCATCGTTTCAGAAATGGATCTCCAGCCATTCAAGGTTGTCACGCTGTTCTGATATATAAGAATAAATATCGGACAAATATTAGAACTGAAAAGTTTTCATGGCTttgattcagaagaaaacgcAGATAAGGAAAATTTGCTCCGTATAAAAGCCTTCAGAATTAGTGTGAAGACGCAACACGGCAATGTTCGATGAATTCGTTCTTCTGTCGATTCCGGCCGTTCTTCTCGCTTGCGCCACTCTTCCACCTGGTCAAGGTAAATGTGATAACATTCAGAAAAACTGCACTTCCGTTATACCGTTTCATTTCGCCTATTCAAAATGTGGATTCGATCTAGAGAGTAcagatgaaattgaaaacttaCTACCAGATGTCTCTACGGTTCTGTaggcaaatttttgaatttggagGTGAGGTCCCGTATATTGGAGATACTCTTTCTGGAGTGGTCcactttcactttcacttcggaataaaaagaattttcgagGACAAAACGCGATTGCTTCCAAGAAAACACCGATTTCAGAGAGGATAATCACAATCCGGGGAGAAGGACTCACAACAATCCCTCTCGAGTGTGCTTATTCAAATGATGCTACAGTCCAGCAGAATAACCCGTCAATATCGAAAACATCGAATGATGCTGTTAAAAATCTCcggaaatatgtgaaaaaggCGGTGAGAAATTAGAAGGAATCTACTTTTTCGATGACTTTATCTACAATACTGACGGTAATTTATTCAAGGTGACGGCAGTAGTTAAAGAAGAGGCGAAGAAAGCGGGCCTTGAGAGCCTCGTATCCGACATAGGAAAACAAATCAAACCGACACCGTACTACACTCCCATAGATTGTTCGAGAGCTGGAACCCCGGCTCGGCCACAAGCTCCTGCCAGTAGGCACTTCATTCTTGTCTTTGCAACATTTTCCCGAGATGAGGCAGTTCAGATACCGGTGGCTTCTCGTGTGTAGTAGAAGACGAAATCATTACGAAAGTAGCATACAGCCAGCAGAACACCGCCACCATTCCGGTTTACTTCCAGCAATTCACGATCGTCCTTTCCGTGAGTGTATTCCGTTCCTCACACATTGCTATAGATGATTGACGCCATCATATGAGAAGTCACTCAATatttacaacttttttctcgCTAAAGGATACGTGGATATACATTTACCTAGTTTCTTGTCCTATTACAACGCATGACGACAGTAGCACATGCCACAGTACTCACACAAGTGAAAACAATATCGATAAGCATAAACGTGCCAATGTAAGTTGATCTGGCGATTTTTGGGGCAGAAAATCACGTGAAAGAACCATATGTTGCCTAAGGATTCTTCTATCGAATAACAACATTCATAAAAGTTCTGAGAAATGCGGATGCACATTATCCCTCCGAAGTTTCCACTTTACATATCACCAGTGCTTAGAACGTGTAGTCGACGCAAATTAGTTCAATCATATCGACGCGACAGTTCCGCAAATAAGGCAGAAGTAGGTATGGCGAGGAGCCCAACTGCGTTGCTATTGTTTCCTGGGTGATGCAAGCAAACTAAGTCTTCGATGCGGACTTCATTCATTAGCGTTTCACACGAACACGTTCGGGGCTAACTGTATGTTTGTTGTAGTGTGTACTCGTCCAGCTCAATCAAatcgatcaatcaataacATGTAATTCCAGATTTCCAACTCTGTCATCGGTGGATGGAGCCGAGAGATGTGGGATACTGTTTTGCTTAAAGCGCAGAGTAAACTGGCAAGTGGAACGTTTGGGAGAAGTTTCAGAACGGTCACGCTTATGCAGCTATGATTTATGAAAAATGGTGAATTTATAACTGAACGCATTACAGCAAAATAATCTCCTATTAGTTTAATAAATCATAGTGCATGTGACTTGTTGTCGCTACATAACAAAAATTAGCCAGAATTGTAAACACTGTGGCACTCCGGAGTACGTTAGTCACTTAATTTCTACATGGTTTAGtgctagaagaaaaagaacaatggGAAAAACAATGGATGCGCAACTTGATACTTACCTAGAACCCCTCCTCTCTACTGTAAAACGTTGGAATTAGCAAACTGTGGCAATTGTTTCCAGATTTCAAGTGgtcgaagtgaaaaaaaatcagatttctCTAAACAAAAATCCACTTTTCTTGGCCCTTATTGAACATTTCTATATTTGAAGTTTTCTAGCATTGAAGTTATCTATCAAACGACATTAAATTAACTGAATTTgcgaaattcgaaatttctcGTCCAGATTCCTGGAACCCATGAAGGGATTTGGCCCAGCCTCCGAAGGGTCCCCAGGACGTCTGAAACCACTCCAACTTTGCACTGCTATCCTGCCACATTTGAAAACATATGAAGAGTAACTACACATCCACAGAGAAGTTAATCATTTGAACCACAATGAAGCGTTTTCaaaagtttaagaaaaaaaaaagggttaCGAAAGAATgaagttagaaagaaatatgttACACTCAAATCCGCCGAATTCTCACATTACAAGAGAAGGTTTATGTCATGTTTCTTTCACCTACTCCGTGGACCTGTCGTTCCTCTTGATATGCTTTCAAATATATATACTATCACGTCACCTTTCTAGCATTTTCTTCGCAGCAAGTGTTGTAAATCCTATCGGCGCCATTATCTCTGAGCCTGGTCCATTTTCATGTAGCTGCTGATTGCTGGTAATTTGGAGGCAAAGCCCTTTTGCAAGTTTTTCACCATTCAGGATAAACTGAATGTTGGATTGGAGAAGTAAGTTgttaacattttttcaaagcaaaaaatatgtattttaaAATTGGTATCATCATTCAATAGAACTTCTCAATCAacgagaaattttatttcttttttttttttgattttttgagttcACCGGTTCTCGTTTCTTCAGATCATTGAATTGGAGTGTCAGTTTGACAAAACGGAGCATTTTTGACACCACATTCTTCCACAATTAATTGATACCAGcatgaacgtccggctaaagccggacttcaagcttattttggtgttcgctccgctcgttTTCACAGACCAATAAGAAATagcagtagcgacattttttggggaattagaattgctttttttatcaaagctttatccattttttctacCCGAAAACTTAAGTATAGATGaatgattttatggtttttcctttctcagttctatatttggagagcaatccagcttgATTTCACTTCTATGCTTccctcaaacctccacaatttgaaacattattcgaagtatgagtctgctccgttctcagctattagcaagaatgatgtgctattATGGAATGACATGAATATCACTATTGTAGTGATAAAAAGagcgttctacgtcagatcgcgtaaactgttggctactatgtactgcatttaagcagtcgtttgcacGTGTGTTACCtccttttaaaaaaggatGACAACAAcgttagggagacatgctgggaaatagatatgcgaaagAACCAtggaaacccattctactgcgttggggcccaccccattttacagctatctggctccggggtaCGAATTCGACGTCGTAGTACACGTcacacccaattttaccgtgTTGTggttccagcgcaccaaaccgacgccatagtattccctctctttctggaatttcttgactgagacacacacatacaaagaCGCACaaacgtgacagaataagcccgttattctACAGCATgatattttgcaattttgatagtgtacattcacataaaagtttatttactccCACTAACATGTGAGAGAAACTGACGTGCCTTATGCAAGCGAACATACATATCAGAAGAattttggacaatggtgaagagATAGAGTGCTCACCtgtcaggtgcatggcgatggttcggcaccttgCCGGTGtaaagttttgcatcattatgaagtattttcgtgacacacagacaaacacacagaccacaaacacacagacacacatacacacatacacacacacacacacacacacacggactaagcgcgttattatataccatgatgataaaaccactgaaaaGTTGTATCCAAGGATTCTAAGTTGATTTTAAGCATTCGACCTATTCAGGTTGTGCTTTGACGGTGTctcactaagaaaaaagaagaaaactcgaACTCACTAAGAAATCACAATGAACCTAAATACTGAAAGACTTCTTCAACCTACTATAGAGTATATGACGATGAGTTGTATTCAAAGATTCTACGCCCCCCTTGTCGAGAAGCGTCGATTCCAAAGTCCTTTATTAGGGCGAACCCACCATTGCTAGATCGTCGTGCTTATATATGGAGCAATTCCAGAGGATAATGCCGAGAATTTTCTAATAATGCGAGCACAGACAAAACATATAGCGTGCCTATTCAGAACAAAGACATCTAAAGGACTGTATTACTCATGACTGTTATTCTAGAATGCTCAAAACTTCAGACATTGATTAAGCTTAATCTACATCTTCGATGACACCCCCACCTGGGAGAAGAATTATCGTGTTTTCTTGGTTAAAACAGATTTAGCTTTTCTTTTGCGAAGGCTACGGATCATTTGCATCACAAGAGGAATAAAGAGGATCACTAATACAATGGTTTTCCAATTCGTTATTGTCGTCCAGATGTATGCGAAGTTGACGGAGAATGAGTTTGGGATTCCATGGAAGAGTGAGACGAATCCAGTGTCTTCCGATTGCGTGTGTTTCGCTTGTGAAATGTCGTTGTGAAGGCGTGGTTCGATGACTAATCTCAGTTCGCCGCGTAGGGAGAAGGGGGATCCTCCTGCCGGACACTTGACGCTGCAATTCGTACCGATAGTTGCTTTCTGGAAATCGAATGTTAACGTCGTCGCGTGTCCTTCTGGCTTGCAAATTGTTAATTGGGTTTGACTGTTGCACgttatttctgttgttttttccgTTAGAGATGAAGTGCATGAAATGTCTACAGTTGCGCCACTTGCATCAGGAGTAGCAACCGTTCAGCGTGCCTGCCCTCACCGTGCACGCATTGCGGGATCGTTTTGTATAGATTTGTAGATGGTTGATGGTTATCTGAACAGATATGCTTGTTCTTGATGACGTTTTCGCAATGAgctcgtttccttctttgAAGAGAATGATGTTGTCACTAGCGAGTGGGAGCGCACGTGaactatttttgaagaatgtcTTGATATGTCCGGAGGGGCATTCGCATCCTGGACACCTTCAGAAATTCGACGACATAATTCAAGATCAAGTGAAACAAAGCATCATCAGCGAAGTCCCTCCATCACAATTCTACACGACAGGAACCTTCCTCTCTCATCACGCTGTGATCAACGAATCGAAAAAGACAACGAAAATGCGGCTTGTACACAATGGCAGCGCGAAAGTGAATGGATCACCAAGCTTGAACGACTGCttgtttcgtttgtttcgTGAACCGGTATTACTTCCCGATTTAAGCGGCATTCTATTGAGAGTACGACTCGCAACGATACTCCTCATAGGAGACATCGAAAAAGCCTTCCACACGGTAGAATTGGAAGACTGCGATCGACCCTTCACGAAGCTTTTGTGGCTCAAAGATCACCGAAAACATCCATCTCAAGAAAACGTAACCACTTTCTACTTCAAGTGCATTCCTTTTGAACTGAATTGTAGCCCCTTTTTACCAGCGGCGACGCTTCTCGACAAGGGGGCGTAGAATCTTTGAATACAACTCATCGTCATATACTCTATAGTAGGTTGAAGAAGTCTTTCAGTATTTAGGTTCATTGTGATTTCTTAGTGAGTtcgagttttcttcttttttcttagtgagACACCGTCAAAGCACAACCTGAATAGGTCGAATGCTTAAAATCAACTTAGAATCCTTGGATACAACttttcagtggttttatcattatggtatataataacgcgcttagtccgtgtgtgtgtatgtgtgtatgtgtgtctgtgtatctgtgtgtttgtctgtgtgtcacgaaaatacttcataatgatgcaaaactttgCACCGGCAaagtgccgaaccatcgccatgcacctgataggtgAGCACTCTATctcttcaccattgtccaaaatTCTTCTGATATGTATGTTCGCTTGCATAAGGCACGTCAGTTTCTCTCACATGTTAGTGggagtaaataaacttttatgtgaatgtatactatcaaaattgcaaactatcatgccgtagaataacgggcttattctgtcacgtttgtgcgtctgtgtatgtgtgtgtctaaGTCAAGAAACTCCAGAAAGAGAGGGAATACTATgacgtcggtttggtgcgttGGAACCACAAcacggtaaaattgggtgagacgtgtactacgacgtcgaattcgtaccccggagccagatagctgtaaaatggggtgggccccaacgcagtagaatgggtttccaTGGTTCTTTCgaatatctatttcccagcatgtctccctaacgTTGTTGtcatcctttttcaaaaggaggtAACACATgtgcaaacgactgcttaaatgcagtacatagtagccaacagtttacgcgatctgacgtagaacgctatttttatcactacaatAGTGATATTCATGTCATTCCATaatagcacatcattcttgctaatagctgagaacggagcagactcatacttcgaataatgtttcaaattgtggaggtttgagggAAGCATAGAAGTGAGATcaagctggattgctctccaaatatagaactgagaaaggaaaaaccataaaatcattCATCTATACTTAAGTTTTCGGgtagaaaaaatggataaagctttgataaaaaaaagcaattctaattccCCAAAAAAAGTCGCTACTGCTATTTCTTATTGGTCTGTGAAaacgagcggagcgaacaccaaaataagcttgaagtccggctttagccggacgttcatgCTGGTATCAATTAATTGTGGAAGAATGTGGTGTCAAAAATGCTCCGTTTTGTCAAACTGACACTCCAATTCACTGATCTGAAGAAACGAGAACCGGTgaactcaaaaaatcaaaaaaaaaaaataaaatttctcgtTGATTGAGAAGTTCTATTGAATGATGATACCAATTttaaaatacatattttttgctttgaaaaaatgttaacAACTTACTTCTCCAATCCAACATTTAGCTTATCCTGAATGGTGAAAAACTTGCAAAAGGGCTTTGCCTCCAAATTACCAGCAATCAGCAGCTACATGACAATGGACCAGGCTCAGAGATAATGGCGCCGATAGGATTTACAACATTTGCTGCGAAAAAGTGCTAGAAAGGTGACGTGATAGTATATATATTTGGAAGCATATCAAGAGGAACGACAGGTCCACGGAGTAGCTGAAAGAAACATGACATAAACATTCTCTTGTAATGTGAGAATTCGGCGGATTTGAGTGTaacatatttctttctaacttcATTCTTTCGtaaccctttttttttcttaaacttttGAAAACGCTTCATTGTGCTTCAAATGATTAACTTCTCTGTGGATGTGTAGTTACTCTTCATATGTTTTCAAATGTGGCAGGATAGCAGTGCAAAGTTGGAGTGGTTTCAGACGTCCTGGGGACCCTTCGGAGGCTGGGCCAAATCCCTTCATGGGTTCCAGGAATCTGGACgagaaatttcgaatttcgcAAATTCAGTTAATTTAATGTCGTTTGATAGATAACTTCAATGCTAGAAAACTTCAAATATAGAAATGTTCAATAAGGGCCAAGAAAAGTGGATTTTTGTTTAGagaaatctgattttttttcacttcgaccacttgaaatctgaaaACAATTGCCACAGTTTGCTAATTCCAACGTTTTACAGTAGAGAGGAGGGGTTCTAGGTAAGTATCAAGTTGCGCATCCATTGTTTTTCccattgttctttttcttctagcaCTAAACCATGTAGAAATTAAGTGACTAACGTACTCCGGAGTGCCACAGTGTTTACAATTCTGGCTAATTTTTGTTATGTAGCGACAACAAGTCACATGCTCTATGATTTATTAAACTAATAGGAGATTATTTTGCTGTAATGCGTTCAGTTATAAATTCACCATTTTTCATAAATCATAGCTGCATAAGCGTGACCGTTCTGAAACTTCTCCCAAAT is a window encoding:
- a CDS encoding hypothetical protein (NECATOR_CHRX.G25743.T1), with the translated sequence MFDEFVLLSIPAVLLACATLPPGQERIITIRGEGLTTIPLECAYSNDATVQQNNPSISKTSNDAVKNLRKYVKKAVTAVVKEEAKKAGLESLVSDIGKQIKPTPYYTPIDCSRAGTPARPQAPANTGGFSCVVEDEIITKVAYSQQNTATIPVYFQQFTIVLSISNSVIGGWSREMWDTVLLKAQSKLASGTFGRSFRTVTLMQL
- a CDS encoding hypothetical protein (NECATOR_CHRX.G25744.T1), producing the protein MLVLDDVFAMSSFPSLKRMMLSLASGSARELFLKNVLICPEGHSHPGHLQKFDDIIQDQVKQSIISEVPPSQFYTTGTFLSHHAVINESKKTTKMRLVHNGSAKVNGSPSLNDCLFRLFREPVLLPDLSGILLRVRLATILLIGDIEKAFHTVELEDCDRPFTKLLWLKDHRKHPSQENVTTFYFKCIPFELNCSPFLPAATLLDKGA